Proteins from one Penaeus monodon isolate SGIC_2016 chromosome 39, NSTDA_Pmon_1, whole genome shotgun sequence genomic window:
- the LOC119597540 gene encoding leucine-rich repeat extensin-like protein 5 gives MGASVLESASSNILRRSGFFPSPESAGHEEGTPTPPSAPSPPASYSSPPPGPSYASFPPSAGSPSSIPRPRQWYDRYRYWSNYQERVRENGTSSRPSGYQSFARYPSKVPVRAPENILSRPYPTKAVPARSDPLSEAIPTVRNPSLGSPASVGRYPANIPTEGSPHPGRVPPGSPQGATGNARGPSYPLGWSMSSLVNKVYPASPSPPPPPPPPRSHPTHSSSSPRLPFLPTLSTPSTPPRPYHRPPYSLAPPPSPQTLSRRMFLSAEDSQTSGRDVAVQRKLEGPSLLEIVKSGIAAAAAAFLVNASTAYLTSGESWHSSGTGRGAGRGVREAETSLVTEDMVSRFLPREWEDQVIQVSEGALLGSDCRQWACGRDDVLTR, from the exons ATGGGCGCCTCTGTACTC GAGTCGGCATCCTCAAACATCCTGCGCAGGAGCGGCTTCTTCCCTTCGCCAGAGAGCGCAGGGCACGAAGAagggacccccacccccccttcagcTCCGAGTCCCCCCGCTTCCTACAGCTCTCCACCTCCTGGGCCATCCTatgcctcctttcccccttctgctGGGAGTCCTTCGTCGATCCCAAGGCCCCGCCAATGGTATGACCGGTATCGGTATTGGTCCAACTACCAGGAGCGGGTCAGGGAGAATGGCACGTCCTCCCGCCCGTCGGGGTACCAGTCCTTCGCTCGGTATCCTTCGAAAGTACCCGTTCGAGCTCCTGAGAACATCCTCTCTCGACCGTATCCAACCAAAGCGGTTCCTGCGCGTTCAGATCCTTTGAGTGAGGCCATTCCTACGGTTCGGAATCCTAGCCTAGGCTCTCCAGCATCCGTTGGGAGATATCCTGCCAATATCCCGACGGAGGGGAGTCCTCATCCTGGCCGCGTGCCGCCGGGCAGTCCCCAGGGCGCGACAGGCAACGCCCGAGGGCCAAGTTATCCCTTAGGATGGAGCATGTCTTCCTTAGTCAACAAAGTCTACCcggcctccccctctcctcctcctcctcctcctcctcctcgttctcatcccacccactcctcttcctcccctcgtctgcctttccttcccaccctctctactccttccactcctcctcgtCCTTATCATCGCCCTCCttactctctcgctcctcctccttcgccccaaACTCTCTCCCGAAGGATGTTCCTCTCTGCCGAAGACTCACAGACTTCAGGCAGGGACGTCGCAGTGCAG CGGAAACTTGAAGGCCCCTCACTCTTGGAAATTGTCAAGAGTGGCatcgctgccgccgccgccgccttccTCGTCAACGCCAGCACCGCCTACTTGACCTCCGGGGAATCTTGGCACTCCTCGGGCACAGGCAGGGGTGCCGGAAGGGGGGTCAGGGAAGCCGAGACATCACTGGTCACCGAGGATATGGTTAGTAG
- the LOC119597541 gene encoding uncharacterized protein LOC119597541, with translation MSVPTDFQTSPSASSSSSPSCTPSLISSTSSTSLPFHRIRGGGGGGGRGVVAEEQRNRGRENAGSCSCCAACTKHWRAGREDRSEGGQRRKSRGSSPSDRHRARSDTDGRETRRDTNENHLIKRKREKEKKMDSTAVTAKDNEPTGLLTDTQLSVATGLVLMFGMFWVIGYLLNFLNFAPLRRRRYYPGHEDPHAQASSMSFLEKALNTVSRWTSLDSF, from the exons ATGTCTGTACCCACTGACTTTCAAA CATCGCCGTCGGcttcgtcatcatcttcaccatcatgtACACCCTCGCttatctcctccacttcctccacctctctccccttccaccggataagaggaggaggaggaggaggaggaagaggagtggtagCAGAAGAGCAGAGGAACCGGGGAAGAGAG AACGCTGGGAGCTGCAGCTGTTGCGCCGCCTGCACGAAGCACTGGAGAGCtgggagagaggacaggagtGAAGGTGGGCAGCGCCGCAAGAGCCGTGGGAG CTCTCCCTCAGACAGGCATCGGGCGCGGTCGGACACGGACGGACGGGAGACGAGACGAGATACGAACGAAAATCacttaataaagagaaaaagagaaaaagaaaaaaagatggattcCACCGCAGTTACCGCCAAGGATAACGAGCCTACTGGATTGTTGACTGACACACAA cTGAGCGTCGCCACCGGACTCGTGTTAATGTTCGGAATGTTCTGGGTCATTGGCTACCTCCTCAACTTCCTCAACTTCGCTCCCCTCCGTCGGCGCCGATATTATCCCGGGCACGAAGATCCTCACGCCCAGGCCTCCTCCATGTCGTTCCTGGAGAAGGCGTTGAACACCGTCAGTCGCTGGACGAGTCTCGATTCGTtctaa
- the LOC119597308 gene encoding uncharacterized protein LOC119597308 yields the protein MKTFLILLAVSSLTLAAIKRDVSGHVQANGGVGGGHQQGHAPPPPQVYDAPPPQPHFEPPVQFDVQPPQYGFQHYQPNYDPAWNIGVYEEASLTTNWLDKGFEILVEVVPIALSIIVVVTVLSFLGLIQIPLLRDFSTAKEELGRALASVDINQVADTVHLAIEKYHELFGQ from the exons ATGAAGACGTTCTTGATCCTCCTCGCGGTCTCCTCTTTGACCCTGGCTGCTATCAAGAGGGACGTATCAGGTCACGTCCAAGCCAACGGAGGTGTAGGCGGAGGTCACCAGCAAGGTCACGCACCCCCTCCACCTCAGGTTTACGATGCTCCGCCTCCTCAGCCTCACTTCGAACCTCCCGTGCAGTTCGACGTGCAGCCACCGCAATATGGGTTCCAGCATTACCAACCCAACTATGATCCTG CCTGGAACATCGGCGTGTACGAGGAAGCCTCCTTGACGACCAACTGGCTGGACAAAGGCTTCGAGATCCTGGTGGAGGTCGTACCTATTGCCCTGAGCATCATCGTGGTCGTGACTGTGCTGTCGTTCCTGGGACTCATCCAGATCCCTCTCCTTAGGGACTTCAG TACCGCCAAGGAGGAGCTAGGGAGAGCGCTGGCCTCGGTGGATATCAACCAGGTTGCCGACACTGTGCACCTTGCAATCGAGAAATATCACGAGCTCTTTGGGCAATAA